From a single Apium graveolens cultivar Ventura chromosome 2, ASM990537v1, whole genome shotgun sequence genomic region:
- the LOC141706947 gene encoding uncharacterized protein LOC141706947 isoform X1: protein MGFAMESDTKSIEQFEVMGQENKKKKPKKIKSLSSSSSSLIGCFKSDLGYPTVEESDDLGNFDIKSALTDSFLNSSPTHLVVTVNGIIGSAHDWRYAAKQFLSRYPEDVIVHCSECNYSMLTFDGIDVMGSRLADEVVSVVKRYPDLQKISFIGHSLGGLIARYAIAKLYSEDFKKPTSQDNGEPDRFEKPFRDEKTEGKIAGLEPVNFITSATPHLGLRGHKQVPLFCGIQYLEKLALYISWLLGRTGKHQFLADTEDEKPPLLLQMTQDCEDLKFISALQSFKHCVAYSNTCYDYVVGWRTSSIRRQNELPKHLSANNRYPHIVNEETAKINGSNVEPQVNGSITDDIELEEAMIEGLNKVSWERVDVSFSGSKQRFFAHSTIQVKTPSIHSDGADVIQHMVDKFLL from the exons ATGGGTTTTGCAATGGAGTCTGATACAAAAAGTATAGAACAATTTGAAGTAATGGGTCAAGAGAATAAGAAGAAAAAACCCAAAAAGATCAAGTCtttatcttcatcttcttcatccttAATTGGGTGTTTTAAATCAGACCTTGGCTATCCAACTGTTGAAGAATCAGATGATCTTGGCAATTTTGATATTAAATCTGCACTTACAGATTCATTCTTGAATTCTAGCCCTACCCATCTTGTTGTTACTGTTAATGGTATCATTGGCAG TGCTCATGATTGGAGATATGCTGCAAAGCAATTTTTGAGTCGGTACCCTGAGGATGTAATAGTTCACT GCAGCGAATGTAATTATTCAATGCTTACTTTTGATGGAATCGATGTAATGGGAAGCAGATTAGCCGATGAG GTGGTATCTGTTGTAAAACGTTATCCTGACCTTCAAAAGATTTCTTTTATAGGCCACTCGCTTGGTGGCCTGATAGCTAGATATGCTATTGCAAAACTCTACTCGGAAGATTTCAAAAAGCCAACATCTCAAGATAACGGAGAACCAGATAGATTCGAAAAGCCGTTTAGGGATGAAAAAACTGAAGGGAAAATTGCTGGACTGGAGCCTGTAAACTTCATAACCTCTGCAACCCCACATCTTGGTTTGAGAGGGCATAAACAG GTTCCTTTGTTCTGTGGGATTCAGTACTTGGAGAAGTTAGCGCTGTATATATCATGGTTACTTGGAAGAACCGGGAAACACCAGTTTCTAGCTGATACAGAAGATGAAAAACCTCCTCTTCTGCTTCAGATGACCCAAGATTGTGAAGATCTTAAATTTAT ATCTGCTTTGCAGTCCTTCAAACACTGTGTTGCCTACTCAAATACATGTTATGATT ATGTTGTTGGATGGAGAACGTCGTCCATTCGCCGTCAAAATGAGCTCCCAAAG CATCTTTCAGCAAATAACAGATACCCCCATATTGTAAATGAAGAAACTGCAAAGATAAATGGCTCTAATGTAGAACCACAAGTCAATGGTTCCATAACTGATGACATTGAACTGGAAG AGGCAATGATAGAAGGTCTAAACAAAGTAAGCTGGGAACGGGTTGACGTCAGCTTCAGTGGAAGTAAACAAAGATTTTTTGCTCACAGTACAATCCAG GTGAAAACTCCATCTATTCATTCAGATGGAGCTGATGTTATACAACATATGGTTGACAAGTTTCTTTTATAA
- the LOC141706947 gene encoding putative lipase C4A8.10 isoform X2 produces MVSLAVCSAHDWRYAAKQFLSRYPEDVIVHCSECNYSMLTFDGIDVMGSRLADEVVSVVKRYPDLQKISFIGHSLGGLIARYAIAKLYSEDFKKPTSQDNGEPDRFEKPFRDEKTEGKIAGLEPVNFITSATPHLGLRGHKQVPLFCGIQYLEKLALYISWLLGRTGKHQFLADTEDEKPPLLLQMTQDCEDLKFISALQSFKHCVAYSNTCYDYVVGWRTSSIRRQNELPKHLSANNRYPHIVNEETAKINGSNVEPQVNGSITDDIELEEAMIEGLNKVSWERVDVSFSGSKQRFFAHSTIQVKTPSIHSDGADVIQHMVDKFLL; encoded by the exons ATGGTATCATTGGCAG TGTGCAGTGCTCATGATTGGAGATATGCTGCAAAGCAATTTTTGAGTCGGTACCCTGAGGATGTAATAGTTCACT GCAGCGAATGTAATTATTCAATGCTTACTTTTGATGGAATCGATGTAATGGGAAGCAGATTAGCCGATGAG GTGGTATCTGTTGTAAAACGTTATCCTGACCTTCAAAAGATTTCTTTTATAGGCCACTCGCTTGGTGGCCTGATAGCTAGATATGCTATTGCAAAACTCTACTCGGAAGATTTCAAAAAGCCAACATCTCAAGATAACGGAGAACCAGATAGATTCGAAAAGCCGTTTAGGGATGAAAAAACTGAAGGGAAAATTGCTGGACTGGAGCCTGTAAACTTCATAACCTCTGCAACCCCACATCTTGGTTTGAGAGGGCATAAACAG GTTCCTTTGTTCTGTGGGATTCAGTACTTGGAGAAGTTAGCGCTGTATATATCATGGTTACTTGGAAGAACCGGGAAACACCAGTTTCTAGCTGATACAGAAGATGAAAAACCTCCTCTTCTGCTTCAGATGACCCAAGATTGTGAAGATCTTAAATTTAT ATCTGCTTTGCAGTCCTTCAAACACTGTGTTGCCTACTCAAATACATGTTATGATT ATGTTGTTGGATGGAGAACGTCGTCCATTCGCCGTCAAAATGAGCTCCCAAAG CATCTTTCAGCAAATAACAGATACCCCCATATTGTAAATGAAGAAACTGCAAAGATAAATGGCTCTAATGTAGAACCACAAGTCAATGGTTCCATAACTGATGACATTGAACTGGAAG AGGCAATGATAGAAGGTCTAAACAAAGTAAGCTGGGAACGGGTTGACGTCAGCTTCAGTGGAAGTAAACAAAGATTTTTTGCTCACAGTACAATCCAG GTGAAAACTCCATCTATTCATTCAGATGGAGCTGATGTTATACAACATATGGTTGACAAGTTTCTTTTATAA
- the LOC141706948 gene encoding LOB domain-containing protein 23-like translates to MTSKSTRSRCAACKYLRRRCSPDCIFSPYFPSDNPQRFSCVHRLYGASNVGKMLQKLPVHLRAEAANSLYFEAHSRQEDPVYGCVGIITNLHEEIHGVEIELARIQAHIGIHRQSNNSEDGETSQSGHGPLQQ, encoded by the exons ATGACTTCAAAATCTACTCGTTCTCGGTGTGCAGCTTGCAAGTATCTAAGGAGGAGATGCTCACCAGATTGCATTTTTTCTCCTTATTTCCCTTCTGATAATCCTCAAAGATTTTCTTGTGTTCACAGACTCTATGGTGCCAGCAATGTTGGAAAGATGCTccag AAACTCCCAGTTCATCTACGAGCAGAGGCTGCAAATTCGCTATACTTTGAGGCACACTCTCGACAGGAAGACCCTGTCTACGGTTGTGTTGGAATCATAACGAATTTGCACGAAGAAATACATGGTGTCGAGATTGAATTAGCCAGAATTCAAGCCCATATCGGGATACACCGTCAATCTAACAATTCAGAAGATGGTGAAACATCTCAATCTGGTCATGGTCCGCTGCAGCAGTAG